A DNA window from Camelina sativa cultivar DH55 chromosome 17, Cs, whole genome shotgun sequence contains the following coding sequences:
- the LOC104756910 gene encoding uncharacterized protein LOC104756910 — protein MASPRVVSQDRKSDDLEIVSVGALYSGSSWDKKYWSSSRGKDRFPYPVGYKAVRDHNGNTYYMEIEEGAKGPLFLIRYLDESWTGQTPDIAWGKFQKTGFSHLKIWHGKRFACKMNGMEFFGFKNPLVQRLLRELVTNSHGMLETSSISRASQIRANDETPAMCANPNLLYYLDMPVARKKRSRKPGMTYQNSIVKDGHKKQRFQDSLSGGEILNSAAGPIFSVKEEVETVGLKVAPPEQLHASHATNENTSLPSEKPPPVKVVTPIQEIDPLPGSCKSKPLSNFSEELHGLQEKETKPNDDIFLHESQNMTGTSLCAPDSFDFQQDNNISSAPKNDDDTSCEQREELTLANMVVGEGLLAEPDAEDLADSTLILTSKNSDSDSADQDTVKSMMSFLLPQAIPLLKKFSCKKPPKNYMSDNCKTSQLDDASGTVVSLSIRKPSEDDENMQVAAPDPDQDFASNVAIAPDSFDEPHLDGPRSGHIISSSKEAYPADLPKIPVAEEHVAIVNDLSVSALTTTEIIGPSSHDVSTIVDENIQDQYLKKSMSIPQCNSSSNMILSQESKELSAEDGNLLQTEHYSENKEPKSTVCCSTEGTGFVVGTTPTEVGSVKKEKHKVYSRKRVSINQQKRNRNSSSESENSCRNTGGDDSVRNMSPVKIPRLLEIQPTLSTNSESNRTNPRGNESGHVTEKYQGPELVKVDNNTLLSVKRNEALQQDMRSAHAFGNGSISPSSFPASKVEDFQANTGEACGIQVSEPPFTNSQYKENTSEKSTSVLESPASPNLKLNRDVKINNEMEKTAELLGCYFHPMPVSSVLLKSVGNEIYICVFSFATEDRVSTLFMYKISAKAPSKGFPSVIGHTSVKLPIVDDKSGGNRTLERSYFHFTPDGEHLVFTGNIKTPYCRKRDIDCSCLTCTTACFEENAVRIVQVKTGHVSLVTKLQADDSVQCVVVCDPNYLIVAVKSGNLIVWDMNSHWRGPAEEFVTLANPCISSCIVELKKIPKCPHLVIGHNGIGEFTIWDISKRSLVSRFVSPSKMIFEFIPSSLFAWHPIYSHSTMEDHIDMILAATKLWFSKGIDNKTLVPAEVKDTAIWLLVSTDLDSNPKCDGVESPARCWRVALLVKDQVILGSQLDPRASAVGTVSGHGVAGTLDGLVYLWDLSTGAKLGFLHDFKGQRVSCISTDDSKNICIASEDGQLLVYCNPEK, from the exons ATGGCGAGCCCAAGAGTCGTCTCACAAGATAGAAAGTCTGATGACCTAGAAATCGTCTCCGTCGGAGCTCTCTATAGCGGCTCCTCCTGGGATAAGAAGTACTGGAGTTCATCTAGG GGTAAAGACCGATTCCCTTATCCTGTGGGCTACAAAGCTGTTCGAGATCACAATGGGAACACATATTACATGGAGATTGAAGAAGGTGCCAAAGGACCTTTGTTTCTG ATTAGATATTTAGATGAATCATGGACGGGGCAGACCCCAGATATTGCATGGGGAAAGTTTCAGAAGACGGGATTCTCCCACTTAAAAATATGGCATGGAAAACGATTTGCATGCAAGATGAACGGCATGGAG TTTTTTGGCTTCAAAAACCCGTTGGTTCAGAGGTTGCTCCGGGAACTTGTGACCAATTCCCATGGAATGCTAGAAACTAGCTCCATCAGTAGGGCCTCTCAAATCCGAGCCAATGATGAAACGCCAGCCATGTGTGCAAAtccaaatttattatattatctggACATGCCAGTggctagaaagaaaagaagcagGAAACCTGGAATGACATACCAGAATTCAATAGTTAAAGATGGTCATAAAAAGCAAAGATTCCAAGACTCATTATCGGGTGGCGAGATTTTAAATTCTGCAGCAGGGCCAATCTTCTCAGTAAAAGAAGAAGTGGAGACAGTTGGCCTGAAAGTAGCACCACCAGAGCAGTTGCATGCTAGTCATGCTACAAACGAAAATACATCTCTACCATCAGAAAAGCCACCACCAGTGAAAGTTGTCACCCCTATTCAAGAAATAGACCCGCTTCCTGGCAGCTGTAAATCAAAGCCATTATCTAATTTTTCTGAAGAG CTTCATGGGCTGCAAGAAAaggaaaccaaacccaacgatGATATTTTTCTGCATGAAAGCCAAAATATGACTGGTACCAGTCTTTGTGCACCTGATAGTTTTGATTTCCAGCAAG ATAACAACATAAGTTCTGCTccaaaaaatgatgatgatacaagTTGCGAGCAAAGAGAAGAATTGACCCTTGCTAACATGGTAGTCGGTGAAGGGCTTTTAGCTGAACCAGATGCAGAGGATTTAGCTGACTCTACTTTGATTCTGACTTCTAAAAATAGTGATTCTGATTCAGCTGATCAGGATACTGTCAAATCAATGATGTCATTTCTACTTCCTCAAGCAATACCATTGCTCAAGAAGTTCTCATGCAAGAAGCCTCCAAAAAATTACATGTCAGACAACTGCAAAACGAGCCAACTTGATGATGCGTCAGGAACTG TTGTGTCACTGTCGATAAGAAAACCtagtgaagatgatgagaatatGCAAGTTGCTGCTCCAGATCCCGATCAGGATTTTGCAAGTAATGTAGCCATTGCCCCTGACAGTTTTGATGAGCCTCACTTGGATGGTCCTAGGAGTGGTCAtattatctcttcttccaagGAAGCTTATCCAGCAGACCTTCCTAAAATCCCCGTAGCCGAAGAACATGTTGCAATAGTAAATGATCTATCGGTTTCTGCTTTGACGACCACTGAGATCATAGGCCCATCTTCACATGATGTTAGTACTATTGTGGATGAGAATATTCAAGACCAATATTTGAAGAAGTCCATGTCAATACCACAATGCAACAGTTCATCCAACATGATTTTATCCCAAGAATCGAAGGAACTCTCTGCAGAAGATGGAAACTTGTTACAGACAGAACACTACTCTGAAAACAAGGAACCAAAGAGTACAGTTTGTTGTTCTACTGAAG GTACTGGTTTCGTGGTTGGCACAACCCCTACTGAAGTTGGTtctgtcaaaaaagaaaaacataaggtGTATAGCAGGAAAAGAGTCTCGATCAATCAAcagaaaagaaatagaaattcaTCCTCTGAAAGTGAAAACAGTTGCAGAAATACTGGAGGTGATGACTCCGTAAGGAATATGTCTCCTGTTAAAATTCCACGTTTGTTGGAGATTCAGCCGACCTTGTCTACCAACTCCGAATCAAATAGAACAAATCCACGGGGAAATGAAAGCGGTCATGTAACAGAAAAATACCAGGGACCCGAATTGGTGAAGGTGGATAACAATACATTACTCAGTGTAAAACGCAATGAGGCGTTACAACAAGATATGAGGTCAGCTCATGCTTTTGGAAATGGAAGTATATCACCATCCTCATTCCCAGCTTCAAAAGTTGAGGATTTCCAAGCCAATACTGGTGAGGCATGCGGCATCCAAGTTTCTGAACCACCTTTTACAAATTCTCAGTATAAGGAAAATACTAGCGAGAAAAGCACGTCTGTACTGGAATCTCCAGCTAGTCCAAATTTAAAGCTGAACAGGGATGTAAAGATCAACAATGAGATGGAGAAAACTGCTGAGCTGCTTGGCTGCTACTTTCATCCCATGCCTGTTTCATCAGTATTACTCAAGTCTGTTGGAAATGAAATCTATATTTGCGTGTTCAGCTTTGCTACAGAGGATAGAGTTAGTACCCTGTTTATGTACAAGATATCAGCTAAAGCACCAAGCAAAGGATTCCCCTCTGTCATTGGTCACACTTCTGTCAAACTCCCCATTGTGGATGACAAGTCTGGTGGAAAT AGAACACTCGAAAGATCTTATTTTCACTTCACCCCAGACGGGGAGCATCTTGTTTTTACTGGCAACATCAAAACACCTTATTGCAG GAAGAGAGATATTGATTGCTCGTGTTTGACTTGTACAACAGCCTGCTTTGAGGAGAATGCAGTGAGGATTGTCCAGGTGAAAACTGGTCATGTTTCTCTTGTGACAAAACTTCAAGCAGATGACAGTGTGCAGTGCGTGGTGGTGTGCGATCCTAACTATCTCATTGTAGCTGTTAAAAGTGGAAACCTTATTGTCTGGGACATGAACTCTCATTGGAG AGGTCCGGCTGAAGAATTCGTTACACTTGCAAATCCTTGCATATCTTCATGCATCGTGGAACTGAAGAAGATCCCAAAATGTCCTCATCTCGTTATCGGGCATAATGGTATCGGAGAATTTACAATATG GGATATTTCAAAGCGAAGTCTAGTATCAAGATTTGTATCTCCCAGCAAAATGATCTTTGAGTTCATACCGAGCAGCTTGTTTGCGTGGCATCCTATATATAGTCATTCTACAATGGAGGATCACATTGACATGATTTTAGCTGCAACAAAATTATGGTTCTCAAAAGGGATCGACAACAAAACATTGGTTCCAGCTGAAGTCAAAGACACTGCCATCTGGCTTTTAGTCTCTACTGATCTTGACTCAAACCCTAAATGTGATGGTGTAGAAAGTCCAGCTAGATGTTGGAGAGTGGCTCTGCTTGTAAAAGACCAAGTCATATTGGGAAGTCAATTGGATCCAAG GGCTAGTGCAGTGGGCACAGTATCAGGTCATGGAGTAGCAGGCACCCTTGATGGACTTGTGTATTTGTGGGACTTGTCCACCGGTGCTAAACTTGGCTTTCTCCATGATTTCAAAg GTCAAAGAGTTTCATGCATAAGTACAGATGattcaaaaaatatatgcaTAGCAAGTGAAGATGGTCAGCTTCTGGTTTATTGCAATCCGGAAAAGTAA
- the LOC104756911 gene encoding NADP-dependent alkenal double bond reductase P1-like isoform X2, with translation MASAEAATVTNKQIIFPDYVRGFPKESNFKLTTTTIDLQLPEGSTSVLVKNLYLSCDPYMRICMGKPEPLSSSLVPPYETGVPIVGLGVSKVIDSGHPDYKKGDLLWGLVGWEEYSVITLTLYSHFKIHHTDVPLSYYTGLLGMPGMTAYAGFYEVCSPKKGETVFVSAASGAVGQLVGQFAKLMGCYVVGSAGSKEKKKFGFNDAFNYKEEKDLSAALKRCFPEGIDIYFENVGGKMLDAVLINMKLHGRVAVCGMISQYNLEDPEGVHNLPTILYKRIQIQGFGVCDFYDKYPKFLDFVLPHIREGRITYVEDIAEGFESGPSCLLGLFEGKNVGNQLFVVARE, from the exons ATGGCGAGCGCAGAAGCAGCCACGGTGACCAACAAGCAAATCATATTCCCAGACTATGTGAGGGGATTCCCAAAAGAATCCAATTTTAAATTAACCACAACTACCATCGATCTACAGCTTCCGGAGGGATCCACGTCAGTTCTGGTGAAGAATCTTTACTTGTCTTGCGATCCTTACATGCGCATTTGCATGGGAAAGCCTGAACCCTTGTCTTCTTCCCTCGTTCCACCGTACGAGACCGGCGTG CCAATCGTTGGACTTGGAGTGTCTAAAGTGATAGATTCAGGGCATCCAGATTACAAAAAGGGCGACTTACTCTGGGGACTAGTTGGATGGGAGGAGTACAGTGTTATTACTTTAACTCTTTACTCACACTTCAAGATCCACCACACCGATGTTCCATTATCTTACTACACTGGACTTCTTG GTATGCCTGGTATGACAGCTTATGCTGGATTTTACGAAGTTTGTTCACCTAAAAAGGGAGAGACCGTCTTCGTGTCAGCCGCATCTGGCGCAGTTGGTCAGCTCGTGGGACAATTTGCAAAGTTGATGGGTTGTTATGTAGTTGGTAGTGCCGGCAGTAAAGAAAAG AAAAAGTTTGGATTTAATGATGCTTTCAATTACAAGGAAGAGAAGGACCTTAGTGCTGCCCTAAAGAG GTGTTTTCCGGAAGGGATCGACATATATTTTGAGAACGTGGGAGGCAAAATGCTAGATGCAGTACTCATAAACATGAAGTTGCACGGCCGTGTCGCAGTATGTGGAATGATCTCACAGTATAATTTAGAGGATCCAGAAGGCGTACACAACCTACCAACCATCCTTTACAAGAGGATACAAATTCAAGGGTTTGGGGTATGCGATTTCTACGACAAGTATCCTAAGTTTTTGGACTTTGTGCTTCCTCACATTAGAGAAGGGAGGATAACATATGTTGAGGACATAGCCGAAGGATTCGAGAGTGGGCCTTCTTGTCTGTTAGGACTCTTCGAAGGAAAAAACGTCGGGAATCAACTCTTTGTGGTTGCTCGTGAGTGA
- the LOC104756911 gene encoding NADP-dependent alkenal double bond reductase P2-like isoform X1, with product MASAEAATVTNKQIIFPDYVRGFPKESNFKLTTTTIDLQLPEGSTSVLVKNLYLSCDPYMRICMGKPEPLSSSLVPPYETGVPIVGLGVSKVIDSGHPDYKKGDLLWGLVGWEEYSVITLTLYSHFKIHHTDVPLSYYTGLLGMPGMTAYAGFYEVCSPKKGETVFVSAASGAVGQLVGQFAKLMGCYVVGSAGSKEKVDLLKKKFGFNDAFNYKEEKDLSAALKRCFPEGIDIYFENVGGKMLDAVLINMKLHGRVAVCGMISQYNLEDPEGVHNLPTILYKRIQIQGFGVCDFYDKYPKFLDFVLPHIREGRITYVEDIAEGFESGPSCLLGLFEGKNVGNQLFVVARE from the exons ATGGCGAGCGCAGAAGCAGCCACGGTGACCAACAAGCAAATCATATTCCCAGACTATGTGAGGGGATTCCCAAAAGAATCCAATTTTAAATTAACCACAACTACCATCGATCTACAGCTTCCGGAGGGATCCACGTCAGTTCTGGTGAAGAATCTTTACTTGTCTTGCGATCCTTACATGCGCATTTGCATGGGAAAGCCTGAACCCTTGTCTTCTTCCCTCGTTCCACCGTACGAGACCGGCGTG CCAATCGTTGGACTTGGAGTGTCTAAAGTGATAGATTCAGGGCATCCAGATTACAAAAAGGGCGACTTACTCTGGGGACTAGTTGGATGGGAGGAGTACAGTGTTATTACTTTAACTCTTTACTCACACTTCAAGATCCACCACACCGATGTTCCATTATCTTACTACACTGGACTTCTTG GTATGCCTGGTATGACAGCTTATGCTGGATTTTACGAAGTTTGTTCACCTAAAAAGGGAGAGACCGTCTTCGTGTCAGCCGCATCTGGCGCAGTTGGTCAGCTCGTGGGACAATTTGCAAAGTTGATGGGTTGTTATGTAGTTGGTAGTGCCGGCAGTAAAGAAAAG GTTGATCTTCTCAAGAAAAAGTTTGGATTTAATGATGCTTTCAATTACAAGGAAGAGAAGGACCTTAGTGCTGCCCTAAAGAG GTGTTTTCCGGAAGGGATCGACATATATTTTGAGAACGTGGGAGGCAAAATGCTAGATGCAGTACTCATAAACATGAAGTTGCACGGCCGTGTCGCAGTATGTGGAATGATCTCACAGTATAATTTAGAGGATCCAGAAGGCGTACACAACCTACCAACCATCCTTTACAAGAGGATACAAATTCAAGGGTTTGGGGTATGCGATTTCTACGACAAGTATCCTAAGTTTTTGGACTTTGTGCTTCCTCACATTAGAGAAGGGAGGATAACATATGTTGAGGACATAGCCGAAGGATTCGAGAGTGGGCCTTCTTGTCTGTTAGGACTCTTCGAAGGAAAAAACGTCGGGAATCAACTCTTTGTGGTTGCTCGTGAGTGA
- the LOC104756912 gene encoding truncated transcription factor CAULIFLOWER A-like isoform X2 has product MGRGRVELKRIENKINRQVTFSKRRAGLLKKAQEISVLCDAEVSLIVFSHKGKLFEYSSESCMEKVLERYERYSYAERQLTAPDSHVNTNWSMEHSRLKAKIELLERNQRHYLGEDLESMTLKELQNLEQQLDIALKHIRSRKNHLMYESLNHLHRKEKEIQDENSMLTKQIKERENILRTQQNQWEQQNQNHDVPPPQQFQTPHPYMISHQTSPFLNMGGMYQGQDQSAMGRNSLDLTLEPVYNCNLGC; this is encoded by the exons ATGGGAAGGGGTAGGGTTGAATTGAAGAGGATAGAGAACAAGATCAATAGACAAGTGACATTCTCGAAAAGAAGAGCTGGTCTTTTGAAGAAAGCTCAGGAGATCTCTGTTCTTTGTGATGCCGAGGTTTCCCTTATTGTCTTCTCCCATAAAGGGAAACTATTCGAGTACTCATCTGAATCTTG CATGGAGAAGGTCCTAGAACGCTACGAGAGGTACTCTTACGCCGAGAGACAGCTGACTGCGCCTGACTCCCACGTTAAT ACGAACTGGTCAATGGAGCATAGCAGGCTTAAGGCTAAGATTGAGCTTTTGGAGAGGAACCAAAG GCATTATCTGGGAGAAGACTTGGAATCAATGACTCTCAAGGAGCTCCAGAATCTGGAACAGCAGCTTGACATTGCTCTTAAGCACATTCGCTCCAGAAAA AATCATCTAATGTATGAGTCCCTCAACCACCTCCATAGAAAG GAGAAGGAGATACAGGACGAAAACAGCATGCTTACCAAACAG ATAAAGGAGAGGGAAAACATCCTAAGGACACAACAAAACCAATGGGAGCAGCAGAACCAAAACCATGACGTACCACCGCCGCAACAGTTTCAAACCCCACACCCTTACATGATCTCTCATCAGACTTCTCCTTTCTTAAATATGGG TGGTATGTACCAAGGACAAGATCAATCGGCGATGGGGAGGAACAGTCTGGATCTGACTCTTGAACCCGTTTACAATTGCAACCTTGGTTGTTAG
- the LOC104756912 gene encoding truncated transcription factor CAULIFLOWER A-like isoform X1, with protein MGRGRVELKRIENKINRQVTFSKRRAGLLKKAQEISVLCDAEVSLIVFSHKGKLFEYSSESCMEKVLERYERYSYAERQLTAPDSHVNAQTNWSMEHSRLKAKIELLERNQRHYLGEDLESMTLKELQNLEQQLDIALKHIRSRKNHLMYESLNHLHRKEKEIQDENSMLTKQIKERENILRTQQNQWEQQNQNHDVPPPQQFQTPHPYMISHQTSPFLNMGGMYQGQDQSAMGRNSLDLTLEPVYNCNLGC; from the exons ATGGGAAGGGGTAGGGTTGAATTGAAGAGGATAGAGAACAAGATCAATAGACAAGTGACATTCTCGAAAAGAAGAGCTGGTCTTTTGAAGAAAGCTCAGGAGATCTCTGTTCTTTGTGATGCCGAGGTTTCCCTTATTGTCTTCTCCCATAAAGGGAAACTATTCGAGTACTCATCTGAATCTTG CATGGAGAAGGTCCTAGAACGCTACGAGAGGTACTCTTACGCCGAGAGACAGCTGACTGCGCCTGACTCCCACGTTAAT GCACAGACGAACTGGTCAATGGAGCATAGCAGGCTTAAGGCTAAGATTGAGCTTTTGGAGAGGAACCAAAG GCATTATCTGGGAGAAGACTTGGAATCAATGACTCTCAAGGAGCTCCAGAATCTGGAACAGCAGCTTGACATTGCTCTTAAGCACATTCGCTCCAGAAAA AATCATCTAATGTATGAGTCCCTCAACCACCTCCATAGAAAG GAGAAGGAGATACAGGACGAAAACAGCATGCTTACCAAACAG ATAAAGGAGAGGGAAAACATCCTAAGGACACAACAAAACCAATGGGAGCAGCAGAACCAAAACCATGACGTACCACCGCCGCAACAGTTTCAAACCCCACACCCTTACATGATCTCTCATCAGACTTCTCCTTTCTTAAATATGGG TGGTATGTACCAAGGACAAGATCAATCGGCGATGGGGAGGAACAGTCTGGATCTGACTCTTGAACCCGTTTACAATTGCAACCTTGGTTGTTAG